In one Gadus morhua chromosome 7, gadMor3.0, whole genome shotgun sequence genomic region, the following are encoded:
- the puraa gene encoding purine-rich element binding protein Aa, whose product MADRDSGSEQGGAAAGPGIGSMHLATGGAGSASGLQHETQELASKRVDIQNKRFYLDVKQNAKGRFLKIAEVGAGGNKSRLTLSMSVAVEFRDYLGDFIEHYAQLGPSNPDMVQDEPRRALKSEFLVRENRKYYMDLKENQRGRFLRIRQTVNRGPGLGSTQGQTIALPAQGLIEFRDALAKLIDDYGVEDEPAELPEGSSLTVDNKRFFFDVGSNKYGVFMRVSEVKPTYRNSITVPYKVWSKFGNTFCKYAEEMKKIQEKQREKRACELQQQEMHADDGEED is encoded by the coding sequence ATGGCGGACAGAGACAGTGGAAGTGAGCAGGGTGGAGCGGCAGCGGGCCCGGGCATCGGTTCCATGCACCTAGCGACCGGAGGGGCGGGCTCGGCGTCTGGACTGCAGCATGAGACACAAGAGCTGGCGTCGAAAAGGGTTGACATACAGAACAAACGCTTCTATTTGGACGTAAAGCAGAACGCAAAAGGCCGCTTCTTAAAGATAGCAGAAGTCGGGGCCGGAGGAAACAAGAGCCGCCTCACTCTCTCCATGTCCGTGGCGGTCGAGTTCCGCGACTACTTGGGGGACTTTATCGAACACTATGCCCAGTTGGGTCCGAGTAACCCAGATATGGTGCAAGATGAGCCCAGACGAGCACTCAAGAGTGAATTCCTGGTCCGGGAAAATCGTAAATACTACATGGATCTGAAAGAGAACCAGAGAGGACGGTTTCTGAGGATCCGACAGACCGTTAATCGGGGCCCCGGTTTGGGATCTACACAAGGCCAGACTATTGCTTTGCCAGCCCAGGGACTTATCGAGTTTCGTGACGCTTTGGCTAAACTTATTGACGATTACGGTGTGGAGGACGAGCCTGCAGAGTTGCCAGAAGGGTCATCTCTTACTGTGGACAACAAACGCTTTTTCTTCGACGTCGGATCCAATAAGTACGGGGTGTTCATGAGAGTAAGCGAGGTAAAGCCAACGTACCGTAACTCAATCACGGTGCCCTACAAAGTGTGGTCCAAATTTGGGAATACTTTTTGTAAATATGCCGAGGAGATGAAGAAGATCCAGGAGAAACAGCGGGAGAAAAGGGCATGTGAGCTGCAGCAACAAGAGATGCATGCAGATGATGGAGAAGAGGAttga